A section of the Citrus sinensis cultivar Valencia sweet orange chromosome 8, DVS_A1.0, whole genome shotgun sequence genome encodes:
- the LOC102629214 gene encoding gamma-glutamyl peptidase 5-like, whose protein sequence is MGGKKFAVLLCAEDSEYVKKKYGGYFGVFVRMLAEEGETWDVFHVARGEFPDDDDFGSYDGYVITGSCNDAHGNDVWICKLIALLKQLDSLRKKVLGICFGHQVLGRSLGAKIGRSLKGWDIGVTTVHLSSSSSSKLFSSLKMPAVLPVIECHRDEVWELPAKAEVIAWSDRTGIEMFKYGDHMMGIQGHPEYTKDILLHLIDRLLQRNFIVDSIAEEARARVEELEPDREMWKKVCINFLKGRL, encoded by the exons ATGGGTGGGAAAAAGTTTGCGGTGCTTCTCTGCGCAGAGGATTCGGAGTACGTGAAGAAGAAATACGGAGGGTATTTTGGGGTTTTCGTGAGAATGCTGGCGGAGGAAGGCGAGACGTGGGACGTGTTCCACGTGGCGCGCGGCGAGTTCCCCGACGACGACGACTTCGGATCGTACGACGGTTACGTGATCACGGGCAGCTGCAATGATGCTCACGGGAATGACGTTTGGATCTGTAAACTCATTGCTCTGCTGAAACAATTGGACTCCTTGAGGAAGAAAGTTCTCGGCATTTGCTTCGGACACCAG GTACTTGGCCGTTCATTGGGAGCTAAGATTGGCCGGTCCCTCAAGGGGTGGGACATCGGGGTCACGACCGTCCAtctgtcatcatcatcatcatcgaaACTCTTCTCATCTCTCAAAATGCCGGCCGTGCTCCCCGTGATAGAATGCCACCGCGACGAG GTCTGGGAGCTCCCAGCCAAAGCAGAGGTGATAGCATGGTCTGATAGGACCGGGATCGAAATGTTCAAGTATGGGGACCACATGATGGGCATCCAAGGTCATCCTGAATACACCAAAGACATTCTCCTCCATCTGATTGACCGACTTCTTCAGCGCAATTTCATTGTG GACTCAATTGCGGAGGAGGCAAGGGCAAGAGTGGAGGAACTTGAGCCGGATAGGGAGATGTGGAAGAAAGTGTGCATTAACTTTCTCAAGGGTAGATtatga